The following are from one region of the Candidatus Hydrogenedentota bacterium genome:
- a CDS encoding tetratricopeptide repeat protein, with protein MTANAVHSGPSPRTRYTWLAILGFATFAVYSRALFCDFVYYDDGLYVFDNKHVREGITIAGLRGIFTTGETGTWQPISLLSHAIDCELFGLNAWGHHLSSITLHTANALLLAVALARLTGRFYPSLAVAAIFALHPAHVESVAWVSERKDVLSTVFWMLCLIAYERYARRRGAGRYAILLLMLALGLMTKPMLVTVPCVLLLLDYWPLRRFETGAVRLTIEKAPLFALVAASCVVTIVVQRQHQAIVSLDKLPLDMRLGNVAVSYVRYIAMMIWPSGLAIDYPHPKDSLSSFDIAASCALIAAVTAFAVAARNRAPYALVGWLWYLGTLVPVVGFVHIGEQGMADRYTYIPTIGIAIAVVWGVDAVVARATAGRGVRAPVAVSTLALLAFWAVLTWSQIGHWKNTETLWARAVAVNPNHERAQRNLGAVYFERKEYAKAVPHFEVAAALNPDDPRAFHNLGIAQMRLGNTGAALDALARASAIDPQNVDTRNAIGICLIQLNRDAEAVRVLMEANRSGTGDAVLAADIAANLGVALWKSGRVDDAIDVLKQAIGQYPDDAKLRNILGIVFNAKGRRDDAMKEFREALRIDPSFEDARRNLNALGG; from the coding sequence ATGACGGCGAACGCCGTACACAGTGGACCATCGCCGCGCACGCGATACACGTGGCTCGCGATTCTCGGGTTTGCCACGTTCGCGGTGTACTCGCGCGCACTTTTCTGCGACTTCGTCTATTACGACGACGGCCTTTACGTGTTCGACAACAAACATGTGCGAGAGGGAATCACGATCGCCGGGCTGCGCGGAATATTCACTACGGGCGAAACGGGGACGTGGCAACCGATCTCGCTGTTGTCACACGCAATCGATTGCGAGTTATTCGGATTGAACGCGTGGGGCCACCATCTGTCGTCGATCACGTTGCACACCGCGAACGCGCTCCTGCTCGCGGTAGCGCTGGCGCGCCTTACCGGACGGTTCTATCCTAGCCTGGCGGTCGCCGCGATCTTTGCGCTGCACCCCGCGCACGTCGAGTCCGTAGCGTGGGTATCCGAGCGAAAAGACGTGTTGAGCACAGTGTTCTGGATGCTCTGCCTCATCGCGTATGAGCGCTACGCGCGACGGCGGGGGGCGGGGCGGTACGCGATACTATTGCTTATGCTCGCGCTCGGCCTCATGACAAAGCCCATGCTTGTCACCGTACCGTGCGTGTTGCTGCTTCTCGATTACTGGCCGTTGCGGCGATTCGAAACGGGCGCGGTCCGATTGACGATCGAAAAAGCGCCGCTGTTCGCACTGGTTGCCGCAAGTTGCGTCGTCACGATTGTCGTGCAGCGCCAGCACCAGGCGATCGTATCGCTGGACAAACTGCCCTTGGACATGCGCCTCGGCAATGTCGCCGTCTCCTATGTGAGGTACATTGCGATGATGATCTGGCCCAGCGGTCTTGCGATAGACTACCCGCATCCGAAGGATTCGCTTTCGTCGTTTGACATTGCCGCAAGCTGCGCGCTGATCGCCGCGGTGACGGCATTCGCGGTTGCAGCGCGGAACCGCGCGCCGTACGCGCTCGTGGGATGGCTTTGGTACCTTGGAACGCTCGTGCCCGTCGTCGGATTCGTCCACATTGGCGAGCAGGGGATGGCGGACAGGTACACGTATATACCGACCATCGGAATCGCAATCGCCGTCGTTTGGGGCGTGGACGCGGTAGTCGCGCGCGCGACGGCGGGCCGTGGGGTGCGCGCGCCCGTGGCGGTGAGCACGCTCGCGCTACTTGCGTTTTGGGCCGTGCTGACGTGGTCACAAATTGGTCATTGGAAGAACACCGAAACGTTATGGGCGCGCGCGGTTGCCGTTAATCCGAATCACGAACGCGCGCAGCGAAACCTTGGGGCGGTGTACTTCGAGCGCAAGGAGTATGCGAAGGCCGTACCGCATTTCGAGGTGGCGGCGGCGCTTAACCCGGACGATCCAAGAGCGTTCCACAATCTCGGCATCGCCCAGATGCGGTTGGGCAACACCGGCGCCGCGCTCGATGCACTCGCGCGCGCAAGCGCGATCGATCCGCAAAACGTCGATACGCGCAATGCGATCGGGATATGTCTCATCCAGTTGAATCGTGACGCGGAGGCCGTGCGCGTACTGATGGAAGCGAACCGGTCGGGCACGGGGGATGCTGTCCTCGCCGCAGACATTGCGGCAAACCTCGGTGTGGCGCTCTGGAAATCCGGGCGTGTTGACGACGCGATTGACGTATTGAAGCAGGCCATCGGGCAATATCCGGACGACGCGAAACTGCGCAATATTCTTGGTATTGTGTTCAACGCCAAGGGTCGGCGGGATGACGCGATGAAGGAATTTCGAGAGGCGCTTCGCATCGATCCGTCATTCGAGGACGCGCGGCGCAATCTGAACGCGCTGGGCGGATAG
- a CDS encoding LysR family transcriptional regulator, whose amino-acid sequence MARELLSLSTDQVAAFVELARQGSLRGASEVLHITEQGVRNRLIALEARLKVELYRKSQGIRRASPLTQQGRQFLPHAAAFLERARDLTEVFGAAEETRDVHVAASQYLIRYVLIDAVRRFHARYPHIRIRLSTHAERTIESVLLSDPEVAIGFAAPYESLPELSYQHMFSMNWSLVTPPRHRLLSLKRVRLRDLVGEPFILFERGSTGRQHILDAFNERELAPRIAMETTTTDIVVRMVEAGLGIAIVPLLPSGVVTRGQKIAVRELADPIRPIHSGILTRRGERLSESAQAFIGFVRGSVV is encoded by the coding sequence ATGGCACGAGAACTACTCTCCCTGTCGACGGATCAAGTCGCGGCATTTGTCGAGCTGGCGCGGCAAGGCAGCCTGCGCGGCGCGAGCGAGGTGTTGCACATCACCGAACAAGGCGTGCGGAACCGGCTCATTGCGCTCGAAGCGCGGTTGAAGGTCGAGTTATACCGAAAGAGCCAGGGGATTCGCCGCGCGTCACCGCTGACGCAACAGGGACGGCAGTTTCTTCCCCACGCGGCCGCGTTTCTGGAGCGCGCGCGCGACCTGACGGAGGTATTCGGGGCGGCGGAGGAAACGCGGGACGTGCACGTCGCGGCGAGCCAGTACCTGATCCGCTATGTATTGATCGACGCGGTGCGGCGGTTTCATGCGCGTTACCCGCACATTCGCATACGTTTGAGCACGCACGCGGAGCGCACGATCGAGTCTGTCCTGTTAAGCGACCCCGAGGTAGCGATAGGATTCGCGGCGCCGTACGAGTCGTTGCCGGAACTGTCGTATCAGCACATGTTCTCGATGAATTGGAGCCTTGTCACGCCGCCGCGGCATCGCTTGCTCTCATTGAAACGCGTGCGGCTTCGAGACTTGGTTGGAGAGCCATTCATTTTGTTCGAGCGCGGATCGACGGGGCGGCAACACATTTTGGACGCGTTCAACGAGCGGGAACTGGCGCCCCGTATCGCGATGGAAACGACGACGACCGATATCGTGGTGCGCATGGTCGAGGCGGGGCTGGGAATCGCCATCGTGCCGCTGTTGCCGAGCGGGGTTGTCACGCGCGGTCAAAAGATTGCGGTGCGCGAACTGGCCGATCCCATTCGTCCGATTCACTCGGGCATTCTCACGCGGCGCGGAGAGCGGTTGTCCGAATCGGCGCAGGCGTTCATCGGATTTGTGCGGGGGAGCGTGGTGTAA
- a CDS encoding flippase-like domain-containing protein, whose product MKRALQILIGVVVAGFLAWLLLRGVSFQDLRGSLGKMHWGWMLLAQAPIWASFWLRIQRWSYVVRAVHPATFRAMFSSTQLAFLVNFTIGMRLGELVRPLVLSRLTRMTFAKAMAVNTLDRVNDLIGLIVVMLVGVVAFRPDHDIVLPKGTFGIAEPITISKSIVVTGGEGSALFLAVVLGSLVLIYLNQKLMLRITNAVVGLVSRKLAAFTCHLIEQFADGLHVFRNVGDLTKSVTFSLATWSCFLLSYVLFFEAFGLDYPWYAAFIVQILLAFSVSAPGVPGMVGQFHIPIVVGMLMAIPNAPLPDCVALAIVAHISNMIPITCLGAYALFIEGLSLAELRHEVEDAEVEVERLERPAQTPGERI is encoded by the coding sequence TTGAAGCGTGCGTTGCAGATACTAATCGGCGTCGTGGTAGCGGGGTTCCTGGCATGGCTGCTGCTGCGCGGCGTGTCGTTTCAGGATTTGCGCGGCTCGCTCGGCAAAATGCATTGGGGCTGGATGCTCCTCGCGCAAGCGCCGATCTGGGCAAGTTTCTGGTTGCGCATCCAGCGCTGGAGCTACGTCGTGCGCGCCGTCCATCCCGCGACGTTCCGCGCCATGTTCAGCTCGACCCAGCTCGCCTTTCTCGTTAACTTCACCATTGGCATGCGCCTCGGCGAACTCGTACGCCCACTCGTCCTCAGCCGGCTGACCCGCATGACCTTCGCCAAAGCAATGGCGGTCAACACGCTCGACCGCGTAAACGACCTCATTGGTCTAATCGTCGTCATGCTCGTTGGCGTCGTCGCCTTCCGGCCGGACCACGACATCGTGTTACCGAAAGGTACCTTTGGCATCGCCGAACCCATCACCATCTCCAAGTCCATCGTCGTTACGGGCGGCGAAGGGTCCGCGCTGTTTCTCGCGGTTGTTCTCGGTTCGCTTGTGCTCATTTATCTGAATCAGAAGTTGATGTTGCGCATCACGAACGCTGTCGTCGGACTCGTCTCAAGGAAGCTCGCCGCGTTCACCTGCCACCTTATCGAACAGTTCGCGGACGGACTTCACGTCTTCCGCAACGTTGGCGACCTGACGAAGTCCGTCACCTTCAGTTTGGCGACGTGGTCGTGCTTCCTGCTCTCGTACGTTCTATTCTTCGAAGCCTTCGGTCTGGATTACCCGTGGTACGCCGCTTTCATCGTCCAAATCTTGTTGGCATTCTCCGTGAGCGCGCCCGGTGTTCCCGGAATGGTCGGACAGTTTCACATCCCCATCGTCGTCGGCATGCTCATGGCGATTCCGAACGCGCCCCTGCCGGACTGCGTTGCGCTCGCGATCGTGGCGCACATCTCCAACATGATTCCCATCACGTGCCTCGGCGCCTACGCGCTCTTCATAGAGGGGCTAAGCCTGGCCGAATTGCGGCACGAGGTCGAAGACGCGGAAGTCGAGGTCGAGCGGTTGGAGCGACCCGCGCAAACTCCCGGCGAACGCATATAA
- a CDS encoding glycosyltransferase family 2 protein, translated as MKITFVIPVYNERDTLEALTAGIVEHAAPHDYQILFVDDGSTDGSYDVMCRLREANPAVKVVRLRGNFGKSAALAAGFAAAGGELVFTMDSDLQDEPKEIPRFIEKLDEGYDVVCGWKAVRHDPAHKTVPSRIYNWFVAWLFSVPLHDVNCGFKLMRAEVVKKIQVYGEMHRLIPVLAQNLNYRVTEIPVEHHRRRYGKSKFGIERFTRGAMDVLTMWFLTHYRHAPGHFFGMLGFSQKAIGFLLFATGIVVWSGSHASVGVALFAAGLLLAATGALTICIGLFAELVLRHFVRIDPAVYVAEENGRDARPR; from the coding sequence ATGAAAATCACCTTTGTCATTCCGGTCTACAACGAGCGCGACACGCTGGAGGCGTTGACCGCGGGCATTGTCGAGCACGCGGCGCCGCACGACTATCAAATTCTATTCGTGGACGACGGCAGCACCGACGGGTCTTACGATGTGATGTGCCGGTTGCGCGAGGCCAATCCGGCGGTCAAAGTGGTGCGTCTGCGTGGAAACTTCGGCAAATCGGCGGCGCTTGCGGCGGGATTCGCCGCGGCGGGCGGCGAGCTTGTGTTCACGATGGATTCGGACCTTCAGGACGAGCCGAAGGAAATCCCGCGGTTCATCGAAAAACTCGACGAAGGGTACGACGTGGTCTGCGGCTGGAAAGCGGTGCGCCACGATCCCGCGCACAAGACGGTGCCATCGCGCATCTACAATTGGTTCGTGGCGTGGCTGTTCAGCGTGCCGCTGCACGACGTCAACTGCGGTTTCAAGCTGATGCGCGCGGAAGTAGTCAAGAAGATTCAGGTGTATGGAGAGATGCACCGGCTGATTCCGGTGCTCGCGCAAAACTTGAACTACCGCGTCACCGAGATTCCCGTCGAGCATCACCGCCGACGGTACGGCAAATCGAAATTCGGCATTGAACGCTTCACGCGCGGTGCGATGGACGTGTTGACGATGTGGTTCCTCACCCACTACCGCCATGCGCCCGGCCATTTCTTCGGAATGCTCGGATTCTCGCAAAAGGCGATCGGGTTTCTGCTGTTCGCGACGGGCATTGTCGTCTGGTCGGGATCGCACGCTTCGGTCGGCGTGGCGCTGTTCGCCGCGGGACTGTTGCTTGCCGCGACCGGCGCGCTCACCATCTGCATCGGTCTGTTCGCTGAACTCGTGCTGCGCCACTTCGTGCGCATCGACCCGGCGGTCTACGTTGCCGAGGAGAACGGGCGCGACGCACGGCCGCGATGA
- a CDS encoding PepSY domain-containing protein: protein MPDSAAALRPRGTASVSSGSLYKAVWRWHFYAGLFSMPVLLTLSGTGAIYLFDTQIEEILYRDDYFVEPPNTAMKSASALRDAITIGEEEQLITYFPPAAPNRSAAFSLLYDRNKIRNVYVNPYTGAALGEIKSDARIMDTIKRIHALEIFGGFANRLVECVAGWTVVLFVTGAYLWWPRSAWRTALSVRGRPVQRTFWRDVHRVIGIAAGGVLCLQAVTGLPWSRVWGEISQRLIDATGQGIPPMVRNDRPQSTGDARAVDIGLDRVVAIAEEKEFPPGYGVSIPSTPQGVYTIMNLIPDDPAGQRVVHIDRYSGAVIEDIAFSAYGAASKIREYGYAWHQGNLLGTANRLLLLAACVSVWALAATGIVMWWKRRPERGGLATPPLADRREARLVFAITALVSLAFPLTMVSLLVLAAMDACVSALRPERRTPGVQP, encoded by the coding sequence GTGCCAGACTCCGCCGCCGCGCTTCGACCGCGCGGCACCGCATCCGTGAGTTCCGGTTCGCTCTACAAGGCCGTCTGGCGCTGGCATTTCTATGCCGGCCTCTTCTCCATGCCGGTTCTGCTTACGCTGTCGGGAACGGGCGCGATTTACCTCTTCGACACGCAGATCGAGGAGATACTGTACCGCGACGATTATTTTGTCGAGCCCCCAAATACCGCAATGAAGAGCGCGTCGGCCCTGCGCGATGCCATCACGATTGGAGAAGAGGAACAGCTCATAACCTATTTTCCGCCCGCCGCACCCAATCGATCCGCCGCCTTCTCGCTCCTGTACGACCGCAATAAGATTCGCAACGTCTACGTCAATCCGTATACCGGCGCGGCGCTCGGAGAGATCAAGAGCGACGCGCGCATCATGGATACGATCAAGCGGATTCACGCACTGGAAATCTTCGGCGGGTTCGCCAACCGGCTCGTCGAATGCGTCGCGGGCTGGACCGTCGTCTTATTCGTTACCGGCGCGTACCTCTGGTGGCCCCGTAGCGCGTGGCGCACCGCGCTGAGCGTTCGCGGCCGCCCCGTCCAACGCACGTTCTGGCGCGACGTGCACCGCGTGATCGGCATCGCCGCGGGCGGCGTACTCTGTCTGCAAGCCGTCACGGGCCTACCCTGGTCCCGCGTCTGGGGCGAAATTTCGCAACGATTGATCGATGCCACGGGACAGGGGATTCCGCCGATGGTCCGCAATGATCGGCCGCAATCGACAGGTGACGCGCGCGCCGTGGACATCGGATTGGACCGCGTGGTCGCAATCGCCGAGGAGAAGGAATTTCCCCCAGGCTACGGTGTTTCGATTCCATCCACGCCGCAAGGCGTGTACACCATAATGAACCTCATTCCGGACGACCCCGCCGGGCAGCGCGTCGTCCACATCGACCGCTATTCCGGCGCGGTGATCGAGGACATCGCATTCAGTGCGTACGGCGCGGCTTCAAAAATTCGCGAATACGGCTACGCGTGGCACCAAGGCAACCTTCTCGGTACTGCGAACCGCTTGCTGCTGCTCGCGGCGTGCGTTTCCGTGTGGGCCCTTGCCGCAACCGGCATCGTCATGTGGTGGAAACGCCGCCCGGAACGCGGCGGACTCGCAACGCCGCCACTCGCGGACCGCCGCGAGGCGCGCCTTGTGTTCGCAATCACTGCGCTGGTATCGCTCGCGTTCCCGCTCACGATGGTCTCGTTGCTCGTCCTCGCCGCGATGGACGCGTGCGTTAGCGCCCTTCGGCCCGAACGCCGAACGCCCGGCGTTCAACCATGA
- a CDS encoding tetratricopeptide repeat protein, giving the protein MKPPSKPIALLVLFSLVTGALYFRTIAFDFVTYDDGVYVTANGQVRAGLTWAGVVHAFTTGETGTWQPLTLLSHMLDCELFGLNAGGHHATSAVFHAVNTLLLGLALLRMTGAAGPSLFTAAVFGLHPLHVESVAWVAERKDVLSTLFFMATLYAYALWAETLRKRWLAAATAVMALGLMAKPMLVTLPCVLLLLDYWPLRRVHTENRLRCFALLAAEKLPMFVLAAAASVATIVVQRGAQATSSFETLPIILRVENAVTAYVRYIGKTLWPSDLLIFYPHPLDSLSVFFVVASTLVLLGITVAAWTQRRRAPYLIVGWLWYVVTLLPVIGIIQVGTQAMAERYSYIPMIGISLMASWAARDAFAGFDSRALRRALPLAASAILTVLAVLTWNRMGVWRDSETLYRNTVRAMPDNPVGNMGLGLLLVDAKRYAEAIPFLEMSVRKRHREPEAQYHLGIAHQELRNFEKAEEHYRAAVALDPGYSLAWNNLGVTLDALGKKTESLAAFERAVQTGPGNQEAAVNLVRYLIQLGRIDDARACAAEAHARMPASDELNMVIAYLESLNSRAPAP; this is encoded by the coding sequence ATGAAGCCCCCCAGCAAACCGATCGCCTTGCTCGTCCTTTTTTCGCTCGTCACCGGCGCACTCTATTTCCGAACGATCGCATTTGATTTCGTAACCTACGACGACGGCGTCTACGTCACCGCGAACGGACAGGTCCGCGCGGGCCTGACGTGGGCCGGCGTTGTGCACGCGTTCACGACGGGCGAGACCGGCACCTGGCAACCGTTGACGCTGCTTTCGCACATGCTCGACTGCGAGCTGTTTGGCCTGAACGCGGGCGGTCATCACGCGACGAGCGCAGTGTTTCACGCGGTGAACACGCTTCTGCTGGGATTGGCCTTGTTGCGCATGACCGGCGCCGCGGGGCCCAGTCTGTTTACCGCGGCGGTATTCGGTCTCCATCCGCTGCACGTCGAGTCGGTGGCGTGGGTCGCCGAGCGCAAGGACGTGCTCAGCACACTGTTTTTCATGGCGACGTTGTATGCGTATGCGCTGTGGGCGGAGACGCTGCGCAAGCGTTGGCTCGCAGCGGCGACGGCAGTCATGGCATTGGGACTGATGGCAAAGCCCATGCTCGTCACGCTGCCGTGCGTGTTGCTGTTGCTCGACTATTGGCCGCTTCGCCGCGTGCACACCGAGAACAGACTGCGCTGCTTCGCATTGCTCGCCGCGGAAAAGCTGCCAATGTTCGTATTGGCGGCCGCGGCTTCTGTCGCGACCATCGTCGTCCAACGTGGCGCGCAGGCGACTTCTTCCTTCGAGACGCTGCCCATCATCCTGCGCGTGGAGAACGCCGTGACGGCGTATGTCCGTTACATCGGCAAGACGCTATGGCCTTCGGATCTTCTCATCTTCTACCCGCACCCGCTGGACAGCTTATCGGTCTTTTTCGTAGTTGCATCAACGCTTGTGCTGCTCGGCATTACCGTCGCCGCATGGACGCAGCGTCGCCGCGCACCGTACCTCATTGTGGGCTGGTTGTGGTACGTGGTCACGTTGCTGCCGGTCATCGGGATTATTCAGGTGGGGACACAAGCGATGGCCGAACGGTATTCGTATATACCCATGATTGGGATTTCGTTGATGGCGTCGTGGGCCGCGCGCGACGCGTTCGCCGGTTTTGATTCACGTGCGCTGCGACGCGCCCTGCCGCTAGCGGCAAGCGCCATACTCACCGTGCTGGCCGTGTTGACGTGGAACCGTATGGGCGTTTGGCGCGATTCGGAGACGTTGTACCGAAACACGGTGCGCGCGATGCCGGATAATCCCGTGGGTAACATGGGGCTTGGACTGTTGCTGGTAGACGCGAAGCGGTACGCCGAAGCCATACCCTTTCTGGAAATGTCCGTTCGCAAGCGCCATCGGGAACCCGAGGCGCAGTATCACCTCGGGATCGCGCACCAGGAACTGCGTAATTTCGAGAAGGCGGAGGAACACTACCGGGCGGCGGTGGCGCTCGATCCGGGATATTCGTTGGCGTGGAACAATCTTGGCGTGACTCTTGACGCGTTGGGGAAGAAGACCGAATCACTTGCCGCCTTTGAACGCGCGGTGCAGACCGGACCTGGAAATCAAGAGGCTGCGGTCAATCTCGTACGCTATCTTATTCAGTTAGGCCGTATCGACGATGCCCGTGCGTGCGCGGCGGAAGCGCACGCGCGAATGCCGGCATCGGACGAATTGAACATGGTTATCGCGTATCTCGAGTCGCTGAATTCCAGGGCGCCGGCGCCATGA
- a CDS encoding beta-galactosidase yields MLRFGTCYHPEQWTAEQAADHIKLMVKARMNVVRMGEACWCKFEPEQGRFRFEWLDPIIATLHKEGISTVLCTPTAIAPMWVYNRHPGVVRVDARGHKAPTTAAHACCVNAPEFQMLTDAVAQSLARHYAKIDGVIAWQIDNALGSGGSARCYCEHCEKAFRQWVLAKYQSTDKLNEAWLSASGGMEVRQWNEVTLPRSERGRTNAGQWIDFARFCSDSLIGHYKRQADILKANCPSHEITCNAVPRAGHLRLHKLSDHVTVAGRVSTPDRTDGLIASYGHDIARSMTGAFWVMEQSCSARQDRPGVVSETLDPAELRRWCWQAAAAGASGVYIYPFRAPLGGDDNLRPGVLDWDGKPRRRYKEVLRTGDEFAKVGRELEGVAIEAKVALMRSFDSRWSSESQPGLPGFHHDDHCFDLYRAVKRKGHVCDTIDPDAEIKKYSVVIAPCLTVVDDALVARLEKYVKEGGTLILTPQSGSRETTNAMTTIPRPGLFAALAGATIEEIIVAPGDAPQTLNFARGALIAQTCKVRSWFEVIEPIGAEPIAEYLDGRLKGKPAIVRRGVGNGQVIYIGVYLPRETLELFIGEHLPDFPMKEIPDGVEVVQHKGEKGRIVFVLNHTGERQHLKLPGTFPDLITGETVGPSVTISANGILVLKA; encoded by the coding sequence ATGCTTCGATTTGGGACGTGCTATCACCCTGAGCAGTGGACAGCGGAGCAGGCTGCCGACCATATCAAGCTGATGGTCAAAGCGCGCATGAACGTTGTACGCATGGGCGAGGCGTGCTGGTGCAAGTTCGAGCCGGAGCAGGGACGGTTCCGGTTCGAGTGGCTCGATCCGATCATTGCGACGCTGCATAAGGAAGGCATCTCGACGGTGCTGTGCACGCCTACGGCTATCGCGCCCATGTGGGTGTACAACCGTCACCCGGGCGTCGTCCGCGTGGATGCGCGCGGCCACAAGGCGCCGACGACAGCGGCACACGCGTGCTGCGTGAACGCGCCCGAGTTTCAGATGCTCACCGACGCGGTCGCGCAGAGCCTTGCGCGGCATTACGCGAAGATTGACGGCGTCATCGCATGGCAGATTGACAATGCGCTGGGCAGCGGGGGATCGGCGCGGTGTTATTGCGAGCATTGCGAGAAGGCGTTCCGCCAGTGGGTGTTGGCGAAGTACCAATCGACGGACAAGCTGAACGAGGCGTGGCTCTCGGCGAGCGGCGGCATGGAAGTCCGGCAGTGGAACGAAGTCACGCTGCCGCGCAGCGAACGCGGGCGTACAAATGCGGGACAATGGATCGATTTTGCGCGGTTCTGCTCGGACTCGCTCATCGGCCACTACAAACGCCAGGCGGATATTCTTAAAGCGAATTGTCCAAGTCATGAGATCACGTGCAACGCCGTCCCGCGCGCGGGCCATTTGCGCCTGCACAAGCTTTCCGATCATGTGACCGTCGCGGGGCGCGTCAGCACGCCGGATCGCACGGATGGATTGATTGCATCGTACGGGCACGACATTGCGCGCTCGATGACAGGCGCGTTTTGGGTGATGGAGCAGTCGTGCAGCGCGAGGCAGGATCGGCCCGGTGTTGTGAGCGAAACGCTTGACCCGGCGGAACTGCGGCGGTGGTGCTGGCAGGCGGCCGCGGCCGGCGCAAGCGGCGTTTACATTTATCCGTTTCGCGCGCCGTTGGGAGGCGACGACAATCTTCGTCCGGGTGTGCTCGACTGGGATGGCAAGCCCCGGCGGCGCTACAAGGAAGTGCTGCGCACCGGCGACGAGTTTGCGAAGGTCGGCCGGGAACTCGAGGGTGTGGCCATCGAGGCGAAAGTCGCGCTGATGCGCAGTTTTGACTCGCGGTGGAGCAGCGAATCCCAGCCGGGCTTGCCGGGGTTTCACCACGATGACCACTGCTTCGACCTGTATCGCGCGGTGAAGCGCAAGGGCCACGTCTGCGACACGATCGATCCGGACGCGGAGATCAAAAAATACTCGGTAGTCATCGCGCCGTGTTTGACGGTTGTGGACGACGCGCTTGTCGCGCGGCTCGAGAAGTACGTCAAGGAAGGCGGTACGCTCATCCTGACGCCGCAGTCCGGTTCGCGCGAAACGACCAATGCGATGACGACGATCCCGAGGCCGGGCCTGTTCGCGGCACTCGCGGGCGCGACGATCGAAGAGATTATCGTGGCTCCCGGCGACGCGCCGCAGACGCTGAACTTCGCGCGGGGCGCGCTCATCGCGCAGACCTGCAAGGTGCGGAGTTGGTTTGAAGTGATCGAACCGATCGGGGCGGAACCGATCGCGGAGTATCTCGATGGCCGGCTCAAGGGCAAACCCGCAATTGTGCGACGCGGAGTCGGCAACGGCCAAGTGATTTATATCGGCGTGTATCTTCCGCGCGAGACCCTCGAACTGTTCATTGGGGAGCACTTGCCCGATTTTCCCATGAAGGAAATTCCGGATGGCGTGGAAGTAGTCCAGCACAAGGGCGAAAAGGGGCGTATTGTGTTTGTGCTCAATCACACCGGCGAGCGGCAGCACCTGAAATTGCCGGGCACCTTCCCGGACCTCATCACCGGCGAAACGGTCGGCCCGAGCGTAACCATCAGCGCCAACGGGATTCTCGTATTGAAAGCATAA
- a CDS encoding alpha/beta hydrolase — protein MLGLFVSAADSAPPSGVESVLVWPHGAPGAVGEEPQDKPALYLYPAAAKRNTGVAIVVCPGGGYSGLAMSYEGHDVAQWLNNNGISAFVLQYRLGPRYRYPAPQLDAQRAVRIVRSRAAEWNIDPGKIGILGFSAGGHLSAMTGVHYVDGKPDSTDPVERVPTRPDFLVLVYPVITMQGPEAHAGCVGNLLGENPDPALVKECSTHLFVDSKTPPAFILHTTADQAVSVSNAVLFYDACVKAGVPVEMHLFEQGKHGVGMGGSRAPGNPVGEWPELCLKWLVYRGMLTRLE, from the coding sequence ATGTTGGGATTGTTCGTTTCGGCGGCGGATAGCGCGCCGCCAAGCGGTGTGGAATCGGTGCTTGTGTGGCCGCATGGCGCGCCCGGCGCCGTCGGTGAAGAACCGCAGGACAAACCGGCGCTGTATCTCTATCCAGCCGCCGCAAAAAGGAACACGGGCGTCGCAATTGTGGTCTGCCCTGGGGGCGGCTACTCCGGTTTGGCGATGAGCTACGAGGGACACGACGTCGCGCAGTGGCTGAACAATAACGGCATTTCCGCATTCGTGCTCCAGTATCGGCTGGGACCGCGTTACCGCTATCCCGCGCCGCAACTTGACGCGCAGCGCGCGGTCCGCATTGTGCGTTCGCGCGCGGCGGAATGGAACATCGATCCGGGCAAAATCGGCATCCTCGGGTTCTCCGCCGGCGGCCATCTCTCCGCGATGACCGGCGTTCATTACGTCGACGGCAAGCCGGACTCGACCGATCCTGTGGAGCGCGTGCCGACACGGCCGGACTTTCTCGTCCTCGTGTATCCGGTCATAACAATGCAGGGGCCGGAGGCGCACGCAGGGTGCGTGGGGAACCTGCTGGGCGAAAACCCCGATCCGGCCCTCGTAAAGGAGTGCTCAACTCACCTTTTCGTCGACTCGAAGACGCCGCCCGCGTTTATCCTGCATACGACGGCCGATCAGGCGGTCTCCGTGTCGAACGCGGTGCTGTTCTACGACGCGTGCGTCAAAGCAGGTGTGCCGGTCGAGATGCACCTCTTCGAACAAGGCAAGCACGGTGTTGGTATGGGCGGCTCGCGCGCACCCGGTAATCCTGTTGGGGAGTGGCCTGAATTGTGCTTGAAGTGGTTGGTGTATCGGGGAATGTTGACTCGATTGGAGTGA